TGGAAGACAAATTGCGTCTGGAGACACGAAAACGTATGATATCCAGAACCTGTGTTAAGAAAAGGCAAAGGTCAGCCTTTAGCACAATGTGATGAAAGGCatgagattttcttttttttcccatcaACATACTTGTTGCACAGTGTAAGTGAGTACTGCTGCAAGCACTAGGTCCCGTGAGGCCATATCTACCATAAAAAGAGAAGACATTTCACCAAAAGCCATGATGTTTTTCAAGTTCATGGACAGGCTACTGGATGGAAGCACAAATGTTTTTCATGTTTTCTGAAGCAGATATTTATGCTTGGAACATAAGACACCAGGAAATGCAATGCTTCACATTAAGGATGTTTCTTACCTATGACACAGAACAGGAGGGTGTCAAAGATCAGAAGCAGCAGTTCTTTACCATAGTAGAGAACCTCACCAAAGACAGCACCATCTGGGTCTGAAGAAAGACTAAGATAAGACACATCCTCTTGCTAATGCACACGTGCATGTCACTTCCACCACTAAGGCCTATGACCTTTCATATATAGGCCGAAATAATATCACTGTGACACTTTCTTTATCCTTTATACCAGATACTGCAGTGTATGAACAGTATATGATTACACTAACATGATAAACATTGCACCTTGCCATTGCCAGACTAAtagttaatgtactgtatatgtgtctgtacaCTGTAGTGGTGAAAGGTGAATACAGTACCTTTGTAGAGCACACTCCTCTCAGTAGGTTGCTGAAATTCATACTTCAGAATCCTCTCAAGGGCCAATTTATCTTTCACAATATAGTCCATGTCCTTCAGGGACTGTGGAGTAAAAGTGTACATTTATCCACTGATATCATGGTTGGAATATAACTTGCTGTAGCTGTTTATTTCAGTGATTATATTTGACACACTAACATGCTGAAGGaataaggagaggagagtgttcATGTTGTGGGAGACTCGATCTGCCTGGCTccgtctctctgctctgtctccaTGTCTCCTCTCACTGAGCtacaaaataaataggcattTACTAGTTGTACAATCAGTCTTCACTGTATTAGGTCAACTCTGATCACATACTTGCAGCATACTATCTTTCATTCAGAATCATTTGAATGGATTTGAGCTCTAATGGAAGATCATggagctcaatggtgttttttgcccccaacggcaccttccaggcagcacagcctaaaaggcactacctttaccctattcctaaccttaaccccctcaaccctcatcctacccctaaactgaaggcagcgctgcctggaaggcaccattgagggcaaataataccaaaagACCAGATCATGGATCCCCGTAGTAAATGAATGGTGTGGACAGATGACCCACACCTCAGTTAGAGGCAGGGTGACTCTGTTCAGCTGTTGGCAGACACGTTCCGTCAGCGCCACTTCAAACACCTGGGTGTCAGAGTGGGGTTCCAAACCACGCTGGGCACAACGGTTCTCCTTCAGAAAAGAACGTTAGATCAGtcagattagtgtgtgtgtgtgtgtgtgtgtgtgtgtgtgtgtgtggtatctattgcatgtgtgtttagctgtgtCCGTAAGTGTGTACCTCCTCATTCCTAAGGTTGTTTCTCAAAGTCTCGATGCTCACGTCTGCATTTCCATGGACGGACCTACCATGTATGTAATATCCATAGCAACGGTGTATGAGAACAAGCACAGATACCTacgagaaaaaaacaaaacaaacagacaaatcacACATAACTCCACTGTTACTGTAGATATGGTTCAGAACTTCAGATGACCAATTACTGGTTGGAAACCCACATTGCTGATGGAACACAGGTCCACAAACTGGCGCACTTTGTCCTCAACACAGCGCTCATACAACAGGTGATAGATGAGCAGCTGCAAGGGAAACAGGGCACTGTCAGGAACCATATCTCACATCTCTAGCCCTGTGTTATTTTGTGTTCCTCCTGCACACAGACAGCCTCAATACAAGGGGCTGCAgacacagtaatttcctgtgcattagtcacattgtgtataagccgcaggatagtgttaaaagaaacaaaaccatattaactgccccccatgtattaatctcataactgaagaaattttgctaaattaATGTTgcaaatagttgggaaattacggtatacagCCTTAACATAACTGCTCTGACAAACTGCTCAGGTAGTGTTTTACCTGAAGTACAGTACGTCCATCACCTGAGCTAAGGTCGGGGTTTACCTGGAGTACGTCCATCACCTGAGCTAAGGTCGGGGTTTACCTGGAGTACGTCCACCTGAGCTAAGGTCGGGGTTTACCTGGAGTACGTCCATCACCTGAGCTAAGGTCGGGGTTTACCTGAAGTACGTCCACCTGAGCTAAGGTCGGGGTTTACCTGGAGCAGTCCCAGTCCTAGCCACACTGAGGTGATGATGCCATATCTGAGGACGGGGCAGTCTAGGGAGGAGAGGCCATCTCCCCCAGAATGCAGATTCAGCTGAAGGTCTCTGGTGGCCAAGTTCACCAGGCCCACCACCTGAGAGTAGAGCAGGTCACTCTAGTCAAACCATGCTGGTGCACGTGCGCTACACTAACATTAACATGGTCACACAGAATAGGAGAGTATACTCCAGAGTTATTATCTATATATTGCTGTTATAGATTCAACAGCAACATACATCAAGTTGTTCACTGAAGTTTAATGACATTCATGAAAGATGCATTTTTGGACCTCCAAGTCATCACACTCCCATAGTGTACTCCCACTCTCACCAGTACTACTCTTTACACTGAACTGAAGCCACGGATGATACAACTGTCATTCAGCTAGACCAATGATGATGAGTGAACTATTATGATAACACATCTGACGTTTTAACACATCTGACTCTTCACTCAAGACGTATCCTGAAAAAAGGGAAGGTTGCAGGGTTTCACCATCCTCTCATAGCCATCATTTCTCTGCCAAAGAGCCCCGGGCAGCCACAGAGCTCCGGGCTCGGCCCCACCTGTAGGAGCAGCAGTAGCCGCCGGGCTCGGCCCCACCTGTAGGAGCAGCAGAGCGGCCAGCAGCTGGAGCCCCAGGCTGACCCTCCGCACCGCCTGCAGCTCATTCCACTCGTTGGCCACCAGGAGGCGCCTCCAGGCCgagggagcagcaggagcagcggaCGCCGCCGGACCAGACAGAGGAGCCGAGGGTCCTGGATCATACAGAATGATTATACATAATCATTGACCAATTGGTCCTGGATCATACAGAATGATTATACATAATCATTGACCAATTGGTCCTGGATCATACAGAATGATTATACATTATTACCAATTACCAAATTACACTTTACACCACAGGTGGAATATGGTCTGTCAAAAGATTATCACATGTTACTATAATTGCTTTAAAGAAtgcctgttatgtgtgtgtttttaaaggtCCTATTCTGAACTGATAATAAGCAGTATTTAGCCTAATTATGGAACAACAGACCTGAGGCCCTGGGCTTATTCTGAGGTCTCTCCCAGTCAATGAGAAATATATCAACAGACAGCTGCACCACCAGCAGGTGTATGAGTTGCAGGGCCTGTACACACAGGAGCAGTAATCCATTTATATACAGGTAACAAGAGGACGATAGCATGGAGTTGGTAAACAGCTTTAAACTTGCTTACTTTGAGAATAAAGGCCAGAGACACATAGCTTTTAAAATGCCTTTCTATACTGCCACCAGGAGAGGGCAGCATTGCAGTAACAACGGAAAGTTGGGCCTTGAAAAGCAAATAACAAAATTCAAGTTTCAATATAAAGTCAATTTAGATTAATTCAATGTTTCAAGAAAGTGTATAGTTTCAGTGTCACATAAGGATGTAAAGCTGTGTACAT
This sequence is a window from Sardina pilchardus chromosome 10, fSarPil1.1, whole genome shotgun sequence. Protein-coding genes within it:
- the LOC134094071 gene encoding meckelin-like → MHLATTISVVVLSVLSLLVTLLETSSWSRRSGQQTLNFTTLIKFMAFLSGNLANTFFLVTFGTGVYWLVVFKAQLSVVTAMLPSPGGSIERHFKSYVSLAFILKALQLIHLLVVQLSVDIFLIDWERPQNKPRASGPSAPLSGPAASAAPAAPSAWRRLLVANEWNELQAVRRVSLGLQLLAALLLLQVVGLVNLATRDLQLNLHSGGDGLSSLDCPVLRYGIITSVWLGLGLLQLLIYHLLYERCVEDKVRQFVDLCSISNVSVLVLIHRCYGYYIHGRSVHGNADVSIETLRNNLRNEEENRCAQRGLEPHSDTQVFEVALTERVCQQLNRVTLPLTELSERRHGDRAERRSQADRVSHNMNTLLSLFLQHSLKDMDYIVKDKLALERILKYEFQQPTERSVLYKDPDGAVFGEVLYYGKELLLLIFDTLLFCVIDMASRDLVLAAVLTYTVQQVLDIIRFRVSRRNLSSKTLVDQCFLI